A genomic region of Ornithorhynchus anatinus isolate Pmale09 chromosome 7, mOrnAna1.pri.v4, whole genome shotgun sequence contains the following coding sequences:
- the MRPL15 gene encoding 39S ribosomal protein L15, mitochondrial, which yields MAGGGALDLLRALPRVSLANLRPSPGAKKAEKRRRGRRRGRKCGRGHKGQRQRGTRPRLGFEGGQTPFYLRIPKYGFNEGHSFRRQYPPLSLKRLQYLIDLGRIDPTQPVDLTQLVNARGLVIQPMKRDYGVQLVEEGADIFKAKVNIEVQLASELAIAAIEKNGGVITTSFYDPISLGILCKPVPFFMCGKPIPKRMLPPEELVPYYTDARFRGYLADPAKLSEARLELAKKYGYILPDITKDELFKMLSTRKDPRQIFFGLAPGWVVNMADKKILKPTDQNLLKYYSS from the exons gagaaaagaagaagaggaaggcgaAGAGgtagaaaatgtggaagaggccaTAAAGGTCAGAGGCAGAGGGGAACCCGTCCCCGTTTAGGCTTTGAGGGGGGTCAGACGCCGTTTTATCTGCGTATCCCAAAATATGGCTTCAATGAAGGACACAG TTTCCGGCGTCAGTACCCGCCTCTGAGTCTCAAGAGACTGCAGTACCTTATCGACTTGGGCCGAATCGATCCTACTCAACCAGTTGACCTGACCCAGCTTGTCAATGCGAGGGGCTTGGTCATCCAGCCTATGAAGAGAGACTACGGGGTCCAGTTGGTAGAGGAG GGAGCTGATATCTTCAAGGCTAAGGTAAATATCGAGGTTCAGCTAGCTTCAGAACTGGCCATTGCTGCAATTGAGAAAAATGGTGGCGTTATTACAACCTCCTTCTACGATCCGATAAGCCTAG GAATTCTTTGCAAGCCCGTTCCCTTTTTTATGTGTGGAAAGCCTATTCCAAAGCGCATGCTCCCCCCAGAAGAGTTGGTCCCGTACTATACGGATGCCAGATTTCGGGGTTACCTGGCGGATCCAGCCAAGCTTTCTGAAGCCAGACTTGAACTTGCCAAGAAATATGGCTACATTTTGCCAGATATCACTAAGGATGAACTATTCAAAATGCTGAGCACCCGCAAGGACCCAAGGCAGATTTTCTTTGGTCTTGCTCCAGGCTGGGTGGTGAATATGGCCGATAAGAAAATCTTGAAGCCTACAGATCAAAATCTTCTCAAGTACTATAGCTCTTGA